The proteins below come from a single Mycobacterium parmense genomic window:
- a CDS encoding DUF2255 family protein, protein MTWTPSELERIDRTTELEIAVYREDGTPRPGTPIWVVCADGEVYVRTWYRRTTGWFGLALRTGRARVRAPGLEADVRVVDVGAGPAALRAAVDDAYRQKYQGDSTSAMVRDEAAATTLRLRRE, encoded by the coding sequence ATGACCTGGACGCCCAGCGAACTCGAGCGCATAGACCGCACAACCGAATTGGAGATCGCCGTGTACCGAGAGGACGGCACGCCGCGGCCCGGGACGCCGATCTGGGTGGTGTGCGCGGACGGCGAGGTCTACGTCCGTACCTGGTATCGCAGAACGACCGGCTGGTTCGGTCTCGCCCTGCGCACCGGGCGGGCGCGGGTACGCGCCCCGGGCCTGGAAGCCGACGTGCGCGTCGTGGATGTCGGTGCCGGCCCCGCGGCGCTGCGGGCGGCCGTAGACGACGCGTATCGCCAGAAGTACCAGGGTGATTCGACGAGCGCGATGGTGCGCGACGAGGCCGCGGCGACCACGCTCCGGTTGCGCAGGGAGTGA